The following proteins are co-located in the Pseudomonas sp. DY-1 genome:
- the purD gene encoding phosphoribosylamine--glycine ligase — protein MNVLIIGSGGREHALAWKVAQDPRVEKVFVAPGNAGTATEAKCENVAIDVLALEQLADFAAQNVQLTIVGPEAPLVKGVVDLFRSRGLDIFGPTAGAAQLEGSKAFTKDFLARHKIPTADYQNFTEVEPALAYLREKGAPIVIKADGLAAGKGVIVAMTLEEAEAAVRDMLAGNAFGDAGSRVVIEEFLDGEEASFIVMVDGQNVLPMATSQDHKRVGDGDSGPNTGGMGAYSPAPVVTAQVHQRVMDEVIYPTVRGMAEEGNVYTGFLYAGLMIDKSGAPKVIEFNCRFGDPETQPIMVRLESSLVLLVEAALAKALDKVEATWDPRPTVGVVLAAGGYPGDYAKGDVIEGLADAAALDGKVFHAGTALKDGNIVTAGGRVLCATAIGASVSDAQQQAYRLAEKIRWNGCFYRKDIGYRAIARERGEG, from the coding sequence ATGAACGTACTCATTATCGGCAGCGGCGGTCGTGAACACGCCCTGGCCTGGAAAGTGGCCCAGGACCCGCGCGTCGAGAAGGTCTTCGTCGCCCCGGGCAACGCCGGCACCGCGACCGAAGCCAAGTGCGAAAACGTCGCTATCGACGTGCTGGCCCTGGAACAACTGGCCGATTTCGCGGCCCAGAACGTCCAGTTGACCATCGTCGGCCCGGAAGCGCCGCTGGTGAAAGGCGTGGTCGACCTGTTCCGCTCGCGCGGCCTGGACATCTTCGGCCCCACCGCCGGTGCTGCCCAGCTGGAAGGCTCCAAGGCCTTCACCAAGGACTTCCTGGCCCGCCACAAGATCCCCACCGCCGACTACCAGAACTTCACCGAGGTAGAACCGGCCCTGGCCTACCTGCGTGAGAAAGGCGCCCCCATCGTCATCAAGGCCGACGGCCTGGCCGCTGGCAAGGGCGTGATCGTCGCGATGACCCTGGAAGAGGCCGAAGCCGCCGTACGCGACATGCTCGCCGGCAATGCCTTCGGTGACGCCGGCTCGCGCGTGGTGATCGAGGAGTTCCTCGATGGCGAAGAAGCCAGCTTCATCGTCATGGTCGACGGCCAGAATGTGCTGCCCATGGCCACCAGCCAGGACCACAAGCGCGTGGGCGACGGCGACAGCGGCCCGAACACCGGCGGCATGGGCGCCTATTCCCCCGCTCCGGTGGTCACTGCCCAAGTGCACCAGCGCGTGATGGACGAAGTCATCTACCCGACCGTGCGCGGCATGGCCGAGGAGGGCAACGTCTACACCGGCTTCCTCTATGCCGGTCTGATGATCGACAAGAGCGGCGCGCCCAAGGTCATCGAATTCAACTGCCGCTTCGGCGATCCGGAAACCCAGCCCATTATGGTGCGCCTGGAATCGTCCCTGGTCCTGCTGGTGGAGGCCGCCCTGGCCAAGGCCCTGGACAAGGTCGAAGCCACCTGGGACCCGCGCCCCACCGTTGGCGTGGTACTGGCCGCAGGCGGCTACCCGGGCGACTATGCCAAGGGTGACGTCATCGAAGGCCTGGCCGATGCCGCAGCCCTGGACGGCAAGGTGTTCCATGCCGGCACCGCGCTGAAGGACGGCAACATCGTCACCGCCGGCGGTCGCGTGCTTTGCGCCACCGCCATCGGCGCCAGCGTCTCCGACGCCCAGCAGCAGGCCTATCGCCTGGCGGAGAAGATCCGTTGGAACGGCTGCTTCTATCGCAAGGATATCGGCTACAGGGCCATTGCCCGGGAACGCGGCGAAGGGTAA
- the purH gene encoding bifunctional phosphoribosylaminoimidazolecarboxamide formyltransferase/IMP cyclohydrolase, whose translation MTDQTTRLPVRRALISVSDKTGIVEFARELAALGVEILSTGGTYKLLKDNGIAAVEVADYTGFPEMMDGRVKTLHPKIHGGILGRRDLDGAVMEQHGIKPIDLVAVNLYPFEATVAKPDCDLPTAIENIDIGGPTMVRSAAKNHKDVAIVVNASDYASVLEGLKAGGLTYAQRFDLALKAFEHTSAYDGMIANYLGTIDQARDTLSTEGRSAFPRTFNSQFVKAQEMRYGENPHQSAAFYVEAKKGEASVSTAVQLQGKELSFNNVADTDAALECVKSFVKPACVIVKHANPCGVAVVPENEGGIRKAYDLAYATDTESAFGGIIAFNRELDFDTAKAIVERQFVEVIIAPKISAAAREVVAAKANVRLLECGEWPAERAAGWDFKRVNGGLLVQSRDIGMIKAEDLKIVTQRAPSEQEIHDLIFAWKVAKFVKSNAIVYAKNRQTVGVGAGQMSRVNSARIAAIKAEHAGLEVKGAVMASDAFFPFRDGIDNAAKAGITAVIQPGGSMRDNEVIAAADEAGIAMVFTGMRHFRH comes from the coding sequence ATGACCGACCAGACCACCCGCCTTCCCGTTCGCCGCGCCCTGATCAGCGTTTCCGACAAGACCGGCATCGTCGAGTTCGCCCGTGAACTGGCTGCCCTCGGCGTAGAGATCCTCTCCACCGGCGGTACCTACAAGCTGCTCAAGGACAACGGCATCGCCGCCGTGGAAGTCGCCGACTACACCGGTTTCCCGGAAATGATGGACGGCCGCGTGAAGACCCTGCACCCGAAGATCCACGGCGGCATCCTTGGCCGTCGCGACCTCGATGGCGCGGTGATGGAACAGCACGGCATCAAGCCGATCGACCTGGTCGCGGTCAACCTGTACCCCTTCGAAGCCACTGTCGCCAAGCCTGACTGCGACCTGCCGACAGCCATCGAGAACATCGACATCGGCGGTCCGACCATGGTCCGCAGCGCCGCGAAGAACCACAAGGACGTCGCCATCGTGGTCAACGCCAGCGACTATGCCAGCGTCCTCGAAGGCCTGAAGGCTGGTGGCCTGACCTACGCGCAGCGTTTCGACCTGGCCCTCAAGGCGTTCGAGCACACCTCCGCCTACGACGGCATGATCGCCAACTACCTGGGCACCATCGACCAGGCACGCGACACCCTGTCCACCGAAGGCCGTAGCGCCTTCCCGCGCACCTTCAACAGCCAGTTCGTCAAGGCCCAGGAAATGCGCTACGGCGAGAACCCGCACCAGAGCGCGGCGTTCTATGTAGAAGCGAAAAAGGGCGAGGCCAGCGTCTCCACCGCCGTGCAGCTGCAGGGCAAGGAACTCTCCTTCAACAACGTGGCTGATACCGACGCTGCGCTGGAGTGCGTGAAGAGCTTCGTCAAGCCGGCCTGCGTCATCGTCAAGCACGCCAACCCGTGCGGCGTGGCCGTCGTACCGGAAAACGAAGGCGGCATTCGCAAGGCCTACGACCTGGCCTACGCCACCGACACCGAATCCGCTTTCGGCGGCATCATCGCCTTCAACCGCGAACTGGACTTTGATACCGCCAAGGCCATCGTCGAGCGCCAGTTCGTCGAAGTCATCATCGCGCCGAAAATCTCCGCCGCCGCTCGTGAAGTGGTCGCTGCCAAGGCCAACGTGCGCCTGCTGGAATGCGGTGAATGGCCGGCTGAGCGTGCCGCAGGCTGGGACTTCAAGCGCGTCAACGGCGGCCTGCTGGTACAGAGCCGCGACATCGGCATGATCAAGGCAGAAGACCTGAAGATCGTCACCCAGCGCGCCCCGAGCGAGCAGGAAATCCACGACCTGATCTTCGCCTGGAAAGTGGCCAAGTTCGTCAAGTCCAACGCCATCGTCTACGCCAAGAACCGTCAGACCGTCGGCGTCGGCGCCGGCCAGATGAGCCGCGTCAACTCCGCCCGCATCGCCGCCATCAAGGCCGAGCATGCCGGTCTTGAGGTGAAGGGTGCGGTCATGGCTTCCGACGCTTTCTTCCCGTTCCGCGACGGCATCGACAATGCGGCCAAGGCCGGCATCACCGCCGTGATCCAGCCGGGCGGCTCCATGCGTGACAACGAAGTCATCGCCGCCGCCGACGAAGCCGGCATCGCGATGGTGTTCACCGGCATGCGCCACTTCCGCCACTGA
- the fis gene encoding DNA-binding transcriptional regulator Fis, with product MTTMTENFFDGATPVSDTANLKQHLTAPTAEGQTLRGSVEKALHNYFAHLEGAAVTDVYNLVLSEVEAPLLESVMNYVKGNQTKASEMLGLNRGTLRKKLKQYDLL from the coding sequence ATGACGACGATGACCGAGAATTTTTTTGATGGGGCAACACCCGTGAGCGACACCGCCAACCTTAAACAGCACCTGACGGCACCTACCGCTGAGGGCCAGACCCTGCGCGGCAGCGTCGAAAAGGCGCTGCACAATTATTTCGCCCATCTTGAGGGCGCCGCCGTCACGGACGTGTACAACCTGGTGCTTTCCGAAGTGGAAGCGCCGCTGCTGGAATCCGTGATGAATTACGTCAAGGGTAACCAGACCAAGGCTTCCGAGATGCTCGGCCTCAACCGGGGCACGCTGCGAAAGAAGCTCAAGCAATACGACCTGCTCTGA
- the dusB gene encoding tRNA dihydrouridine synthase DusB: MSAVSIGPYALPNPVILAPMAGVTDRPFRLLCRRLGAGMVVSEMVTSDVRLWNSRKSRLRLLHEGDPEPRSVQIAGGDPEMLAEAARANVDLGAQIIDINMGCPAKKVCNKAAGSALMKDEALVADILNAVVKAVDVPVTLKIRTGWDRSNRNGINVAKIAEQAGIRALAVHGRTRADLYTGEAEYETIAAIKQAVSIPVFANGDIDSPQKARQVLDATGADALLIGRAAQGRPWIFREIAHYLTTGELLPAPGLIEVEQILLEHLAALHAFYGDEMGVRIARKHVGWYLATLPGAREFRAKFNRLESTDAQCANVREFFAERHNEGEKAA; this comes from the coding sequence ATGTCGGCGGTTAGCATTGGCCCTTATGCCTTGCCCAATCCAGTGATTCTCGCCCCCATGGCGGGTGTGACCGACCGGCCGTTCCGTCTGCTGTGCCGCCGTCTTGGCGCCGGCATGGTGGTATCGGAAATGGTCACCAGCGACGTGCGCCTGTGGAACAGCCGCAAGTCGCGGCTGCGCCTGCTCCACGAGGGCGACCCGGAGCCCCGTTCCGTCCAGATAGCCGGCGGTGATCCGGAGATGCTGGCCGAAGCGGCCAGGGCTAATGTTGATCTCGGTGCCCAGATCATCGATATCAACATGGGCTGCCCGGCGAAGAAGGTCTGCAACAAGGCCGCCGGCTCGGCGCTGATGAAGGACGAAGCCCTGGTGGCCGATATCCTCAACGCCGTGGTCAAGGCCGTCGATGTGCCCGTCACCCTGAAGATCCGCACCGGTTGGGACCGATCGAACAGGAACGGCATCAACGTGGCGAAAATCGCCGAACAGGCTGGCATCCGGGCCCTGGCCGTCCACGGCCGGACCCGCGCAGACCTGTACACGGGCGAAGCCGAGTACGAGACCATCGCTGCGATCAAGCAGGCGGTGTCCATTCCGGTCTTTGCCAACGGCGATATCGATTCGCCACAGAAAGCCAGGCAGGTCCTCGACGCCACCGGTGCCGATGCCCTGCTGATCGGTCGAGCGGCCCAGGGGCGACCCTGGATATTCCGCGAGATCGCGCATTACCTGACGACCGGTGAACTTCTGCCGGCGCCGGGCTTGATCGAAGTGGAACAGATACTGCTGGAGCACCTGGCCGCACTGCACGCCTTCTACGGCGACGAGATGGGCGTTCGCATCGCCCGCAAGCATGTCGGCTGGTATCTGGCAACCCTGCCGGGCGCCAGGGAGTTTCGCGCCAAGTTCAATCGTTTGGAGTCCACGGACGCGCAGTGCGCCAACGTTCGGGAGTTCTTCGCCGAGCGTCACAACGAAGGGGAAAAGGCCGCATGA